A stretch of Lathyrus oleraceus cultivar Zhongwan6 chromosome 6, CAAS_Psat_ZW6_1.0, whole genome shotgun sequence DNA encodes these proteins:
- the LOC127091749 gene encoding histone H1-like, translated as MATEESIIVVLELVSEPAIAEPPVSEKVEEPKAETEKTKKAKESKPKKASKPRNPASHPTYEEMIKDAIVSLKEKNGSSQYAIAKFIEEKQKQLPANFKKLLLQNLKKNVASGKLAKVKGSFKLSAAAKKPAVAKPKTKPAAKKAVKAKPVAKPKAKAVVKPKVASKAKSVTTKPKAAAAKPKTVAKTKAVAKPKAKARPAKVAKTSTKTAPGKKVAVAKTAPKKVVGTKKAPVKSVKAKSVKSSGVKRGGRK; from the exons ATGGCAACCGAAGAATCCATCATCGTCGTCCTTGAACTCGTGTCCGAACCAGCAATCGCCGAACCTCCAGTCTCGGAGAAAGTGGAGGAACCAAAGGCTGAAACTGAGAAGACGAAGAAAGCCAAGGAATCGAAACCTAAGAAAGCTTCCAAACCACGAAACCCTGCTTCTCATCCTACTTACGAAGAG ATGATTAAGGACGCAATAGTGTCGTTGAAGGAGAAGAATGGTTCGAGCCAATATGCTATAGCGAAATTCATCGAGGAGAAACAGAAACAGCTTCCTGCTAACTTCAAGAAGTTATTGCTCCAAAACTTGAAGAAGAACGTTGCTTCTGGAAAGCTTGCTAAGGTTAAAGGTTCATTCAAGCTTTCAGCAGCGGCTAAGAAGCCAGCAGTTGCCAAGCCGAAGACAAAGCCAGCTGCCAAGAAGGCTGTGAAAGCTAAGCCAGTGGCTAAGCCTAAAGCTAAAGCTGTTGTTAAGCCAAAGGTTGCTTCAAAGGCAAAATCTGTTACTACCAAGCCCAAAGCGGCTGCCGCCAAGCCTAAAACTGTTGCTAAGACAAAAGCAGTTGCGAAACCAAAGGCCAAGGCAAGGCCCGCAAAGGTTGCAAAGACATCGACCAAGACGGCGCCAGGAAAGAAAGTTGCTGTTGCGAAGACTGCGCCTAAGAAAGTTGTTGGTACAAAGAAAGCTCCGGTGAAGAGTGTGAAAGCTAAGAGCGTCAAGTCTTCCGGTGTGAAGAGAGGAGGAAGGAAGTGA